In Cydia fagiglandana chromosome 16, ilCydFagi1.1, whole genome shotgun sequence, the following are encoded in one genomic region:
- the LOC134672002 gene encoding uncharacterized protein LOC134672002, which translates to MNISDFALEEIKDLVPSCVLNEIACFVFYDDHPAQSKICDITICTKYGEVKEYYKCEEVSSLCLGSEIQFTKMSILRNSQGQLFYLLASQNDIIILSRKDKLAVHKKVSNVDYYDISDCACRGEACLKIVLKDDAVPLIFDDNFENLGERAAALSAMHADDSLPILTQLKRKLSQARYSIQCNEKTLREFMDLRKLTAFAAAKKLHPNLDDSVINDSYNQVSEQLKLISQTPSVAVCNKKVVITLNVINKGKMSLHDVGILLHSEQPSIVYTTHLYQHTTVSPRWKEVHELQPNIQTAVLAVVDLTELQYSTSRLDFNGVISYKREGKDYLMPFDSVVLSYSEFMGKEYDVLANEINDTSILTVLATTKKLDLTLRIIDNASGLTLTDIFCQHMAMECVAGVSNVVIHKISPYHVLNGVMVVFEDENAFRTPIAVYVRSYSQVLPLIHYIHEAIPHRIIITPPDHKITATEHSLSKYNEDVTEKKEKVDYASYAPSMLRQTATILDYLDSCIVKMNESKDPKVQSKIGKEIDLFAGGLGLFTEFRSELLAESRKGANAKCLKQREVKPVDIESMFLDTE; encoded by the exons ATGAACATTTCGGACTTTGCACTTGAAGAAATAAAGGATCTTGTACCTTCATGTGTACTAAACGAAATAGCATGTTTCGTATTTTACGACGACCACCCGGCACAAAGTAAGATATGCGATATCACAATATGTACGAAGTATGGAGAAGTTAAAGAATACTACAAGTGTGAAGAAGTATCGTCCCTGTGTCTTGGCAGTGAGATTCAATTTACAAAGATGAGTATTCTTAGGAATAGCCAAGGACAGCTTTTCTACCTGTTAGCGTCACAGaatgatattataattttatccaGAAAAGACAAACTTGCAGTtcataaaaaagtatcaaacgTTGATTATTACGATATTAGTGATTGCGCGTGTAGAGGTGAAGCGTGCCTTAAAATTGTCTTAAAAGATGACGCGGTGCCTCTAATATTTGATGATAACTTTGAGAATTTAGGTGAAAGAGCTGCAGCGCTAAGTGCGATGCATGCCGATGACTCTTTACCGATTCTCACACAACTAAAGAGGAAACTCAGTCAGGCTCGATATAGTATACAGTGCAATGAGAAGACTCTGAGAGAATTTATGGATCTGCGTAAACTTACAGCTTTTGCTGCGGCAAAGAAACTGCACCCAAATTTAGATGATTCCGTGATAAATGATAGCTATAATCAG GTTTCTGAGCAGCTGAAACTGATATCACAGACTCCAAGTGTTGCAGTTTGTAATAAAAAAGTTGTTATCACACTGAATGTTATCAATAAGGGTAAAAT GTCCCTCCACGATGTTGGCATACTCCTCCACTCCGAACAACCATCAATAGTCTACACCACCCACCTATACCAACACACAACCGTCAGTCCCCGCTGGAAAGAAGTACACGAGCTACAACCAAATATACAAACAGCCGTACTAGCTGTTGTTGATCTAACTGAACTGCAGTATAGCACAAGTAGATTAGACTTTAATGGAGTAATTTCGTATAAGAGAGAGGGAAAGGATTATTTGATGCCGTTTGATTCTGTTGTGTTGTCATATTCTGAGTTTATGGGGAAAGAGTATGATGTGCTAGCTAATGAAATTA ATGACACCAGCATCCTTACAGTTCTGGCCACAACTAAAAAGTTAGATCTGACATTAAGAATAATAGACAACGCGTCAGGACTGACATTGACTGACATTTTCTGTCAACACATGGCAATGGAATGTGTGGCTGGAGTAAGCAATGTGGTTATACATAAGATATCACCATATCATGTGCTGAATGGTGTGATGGTGGTGTTTGAGGATGAGAATGCCTTTCGTACGCCTATAGCAGTGTATGTCAG atcATATAGTCAAGTGCTACCACTGATACACTACATCCACGAAGCCATTCCACATCGCATCATAATCACGCCACCGGATCACAAAATAACAGCCACCGAACACTCCCTAAGCAAATATAATGAAGATGTCacagaaaagaaagaaaaagtaGACTATGCGAGCTACGCTCCATCTATGCTACGCCAAACGGCTACGATTTTAGACTATTTAGATAGTTGTATAGTGAAAATGAATGAAAGCAAAGATCCTAAAGTGCAAAGCAAAATTGGGAAAGAAATTGATTTATTTGCCGGAGGATTGGGATTGTTTACGGAGTTTAGAAGCGAATTGTTGGCCGAATCAAGAAAAGGTGCCAATGCCAAGTGTTTGAAACAACGTGAAGTGAAACCAGTGGATATTGAGAGCATGTTTCTCGATACTGAGTGA